From one Plasmodium malariae genome assembly, chromosome: 12 genomic stretch:
- the P23 gene encoding co-chaperone p23, putative: MPLFPVVLWAQKKECLYLTIELQDAENTKIDLKEDKLYFYGTKDKNEYEFTLNFLKPINVEESKYSTKRNIKFKIIKKEKERWKTVNNDGKKHWIKCDWNSWVDTDEENKTTEYDDMAMNSFGGMGGMPDMSQFGNMPGMGGLGGMGGMGGMGGMPGMGGMGDLDFSKLGNMGGEDMANFSGLGGMDQFKNMPNMNNMNEDDSSSYGDDTSDEDDDEDEDGDDVDNKNDADEIHECNDSKCNMDKDSRRDEEAKIQDPIVEVQEPVA; encoded by the exons ATGCC tCTATTTCCAGTAGTTTTGTGGGCTCAAAAAAAAGAGTGCCTTTACCTAACCATAGAGTTACAAGATGCGGAAAATACGAAAATTGACTTAAAAGAggataaattatatttttatggaaccaaagataaaaatgaatatgaatttactttaaattttttaaaacctATAAATGTTGAAGAATCCAAATATAGTACCaagagaaatataaaattcaaaataataaaaaaagaaaaagaaagatggAAGACAGTAAATAATGATGGAAAAAAGCACTGGATTAAATGTGACTGGAATTCATGGGTTGACACggatgaagaaaataaaacaacaGAATATGATGATATGGCAATGAACAGTTTTGGTGGAATGGGAGGTATGCCCGATATGAGTCAATTTGGAAATATGCCAGGAATGGGAGGATTAGGAGGAATGGGTGGCATGGGCGGCATGGGCGGCATGCCAGGTATGGGAGGAATGGGAGATCTCGATTTTAGTAAGTTAGGTAATATGGGTGGAGAAGATATGGCTAATTTTTCTGGATTAGGCGGAATGGATCAATTTAAGAATATGccaaatatgaataatatgaatGAGGACGATTCCAGTTCTTATGGTGATGATACAAGTGATGAGGATGATGATGAAGATGAAGATGGTGATGATgttgataataaaaatgatgcaGATGAAATTCATGAGTGCAATGATTCTAAATGTAATATGGATAAAGATAGCAGACGTGACGAGGAAGCAAAAATTCAAGATCCAATAGTAGAAGTTCAGGAACCCGTggcttaa